In the Deltaproteobacteria bacterium genome, one interval contains:
- the rpoN gene encoding RNA polymerase factor sigma-54 codes for MAFELRQNLKLSQQLIMTPQLQQAIKLLQLSRLEMMDVVNQELEENPLLEETPPDDYVGSESEVAGDEAVVLDSDDLKHVDRTEELTGEGDGKEEFDWNNYLEDYRPTSQIYERRDGEAPTMDNLQSAKPSLMDHLMWQLKLSRCTKQEMMAGEQIIGNIDQDGYLRASLEELALQEKMEIGLLENVLRRVQEFDPPGVAARDLKECLLIQGKMLGVSQELVLAIIQEHLHDLEKKDYRHIAKKLKVSLNDVIAAVVTITHMDPKPGSIYTEERAQSIIPDVYIFKVGDEYKIVLNDDGLPRLRISNYYREMMTGRDDKSTGESNKKYMRERVQAASWLIKSIQQRQKTIFKVAEGIVRHQRDFFDGGIKYLKPLVLRDIADDVEMHESTISRVVTNKYMHTPRGVFELKYFFSSSIQKTDGDAIASKSVKDAIKKIIADESALHPFSDKEIVKRLNNEAGVRIARRTVAKYREMMRILPSSRRKKYF; via the coding sequence ATGGCCTTCGAACTTAGACAAAACCTTAAACTTTCCCAACAACTGATCATGACGCCGCAGCTCCAGCAAGCGATTAAGCTTCTCCAGCTTTCCCGGCTGGAGATGATGGACGTCGTCAATCAGGAGCTCGAAGAAAATCCGCTCCTGGAAGAGACTCCCCCCGATGATTATGTCGGCTCGGAAAGCGAGGTAGCCGGAGATGAGGCGGTCGTGCTCGATAGTGACGATCTCAAGCACGTGGATCGGACCGAGGAACTTACGGGGGAAGGCGACGGTAAAGAAGAGTTTGACTGGAACAACTACCTGGAAGACTATCGGCCAACCAGCCAGATTTACGAACGCCGGGATGGCGAAGCTCCCACCATGGATAATTTGCAGAGCGCCAAGCCGTCCCTGATGGATCACCTGATGTGGCAACTCAAGCTTTCCCGTTGCACGAAACAGGAAATGATGGCGGGCGAGCAGATTATCGGCAACATTGATCAGGATGGTTATTTAAGGGCCAGCCTGGAGGAGTTGGCCCTGCAGGAAAAAATGGAAATCGGGTTATTGGAGAATGTCCTGCGCCGGGTGCAGGAGTTTGACCCTCCCGGCGTCGCCGCGCGTGACCTGAAAGAATGTCTTTTAATCCAGGGTAAAATGTTGGGGGTGTCCCAGGAACTGGTATTGGCAATTATTCAGGAACACCTGCACGATCTCGAAAAAAAGGATTACCGTCATATCGCCAAAAAACTGAAGGTTTCTTTAAACGATGTAATAGCGGCGGTAGTGACGATTACCCATATGGATCCCAAGCCGGGCAGTATTTATACGGAAGAAAGGGCGCAAAGCATCATCCCGGATGTTTATATTTTTAAGGTGGGGGACGAATACAAGATAGTTCTCAATGATGATGGCCTGCCCAGGTTGCGGATCAGTAATTACTACCGGGAAATGATGACCGGCAGGGACGATAAGAGCACGGGCGAAAGCAACAAAAAATATATGCGGGAAAGGGTGCAGGCTGCCAGTTGGTTGATAAAAAGCATCCAGCAGCGTCAGAAGACGATTTTTAAGGTGGCGGAAGGTATTGTCAGGCATCAGAGGGATTTTTTTGATGGTGGCATCAAGTATTTAAAGCCACTGGTGCTGAGGGACATCGCGGATGATGTGGAGATGCATGAGTCAACGATCAGCCGGGTGGTTACCAATAAGTACATGCATACACCGCGCGGCGTCTTTGAATTAAAGTACTTTTTCAGCAGCAGCATCCAGAAGACGGACGGCGATGCCATTGCCTCCAAGAGTGTCAAGGATGCCATCAAAAAGATCATTGCCGACGAAAGCGCCCTCCATCCCTTCAGCGACAAGGAAATAGTCAAGCGTCTTAATAATGAGGCCGGGGTAAGAATTGCGCGGCGCACCGTGGCCAAATACAGAGAGATGATGCGTATTCTGCCTTCCTCGCGGCGGAAAAAATATTTTTAA
- a CDS encoding PTS sugar transporter subunit IIA: MKITTFLKREFIIEELQAATKEAVLAELAAVLMPAGSTDDRGNMVKVLMDRERLGSTGIGDGIAIPHGKIGGLDDLRIAIGRSHQGVDFNALDGKPAHLFFLLMVPENSAGQHLKVLARISRLLKDNVLRKNLMEAKSAAELFNLLVEQDNLISLT, encoded by the coding sequence ATGAAGATAACGACGTTCTTAAAGCGCGAATTCATTATTGAAGAATTGCAGGCGGCGACCAAAGAAGCGGTTCTGGCGGAACTGGCGGCGGTTCTGATGCCTGCCGGCAGCACTGATGACCGGGGCAATATGGTTAAGGTGCTAATGGACAGGGAAAGACTGGGTAGCACGGGCATCGGAGACGGCATCGCCATACCGCACGGCAAGATCGGCGGTCTCGATGACTTGAGGATTGCCATCGGCAGAAGTCACCAGGGTGTTGATTTTAATGCCCTGGATGGTAAACCGGCACATCTTTTTTTTCTGCTGATGGTGCCCGAGAATTCCGCCGGTCAACATTTGAAGGTTTTGGCCAGAATATCGCGACTGCTGAAGGATAACGTCTTGAGAAAGAACCTCATGGAAGCCAAATCTGCCGCTGAATTATTTAATTTGCTGGTGGAACAGGATAACCTGATCAGTCTGACCTGA
- a CDS encoding M23 family metallopeptidase has product MKNLKKYLTAIVLSVMFLLGAGWWFFATWGETEKPLALLGGDLRTMGRQKTINITFADLNSGLRNISVAIIQDNKSHVLAAEAFPHKGIKQKKLSLPVVVSDLKLHGGQATLRVVAVDYSVFKNEIAIERPISIDLIPPQIYLLTSTNNINPGGCCLVAFRTSEPTVTSGVQVNNNFSSAYPATFTGKPANVAYFGLPMVARGEGINIRIVARDAGENETSITLPTLIRMKKFRNDKMQLSDKFLNQKMPDFQPLPPELQGKSPLEIFGYVNGQLRLANETTLRELCRQSDPRQLWEGTFLRMKDASPMAQFGDRRTYIYEKRVIGESVHLGVDLASLVNAPVEASNNGIVKYAGNLGIYGNAILVDHGQGIFSIYGHLSVINVQAGQRLKKGDVMGKTGATGLAAGDHLHFGLLVGGQFVNPVEWWDPHWIKDNITDKLDGLGVKG; this is encoded by the coding sequence AAGCCGCTGGCATTGTTAGGCGGGGACTTACGGACAATGGGCAGGCAAAAAACCATCAACATCACTTTTGCCGACCTTAATTCCGGGTTGCGCAATATCTCGGTCGCCATTATTCAGGATAACAAGTCCCATGTCCTGGCCGCGGAAGCCTTTCCGCATAAAGGCATAAAGCAGAAAAAACTTTCCCTGCCCGTGGTGGTATCGGACTTGAAACTCCACGGCGGCCAGGCAACACTGAGAGTAGTTGCCGTGGATTACTCCGTGTTTAAAAATGAAATCGCCATAGAAAGGCCCATATCTATTGATCTGATCCCCCCCCAGATATACCTGTTAACGTCCACCAACAACATTAACCCCGGCGGCTGCTGCCTAGTTGCCTTCCGCACCTCGGAACCAACCGTGACCAGCGGCGTACAGGTGAATAATAACTTTTCGTCGGCTTATCCGGCCACTTTTACCGGTAAGCCGGCCAATGTGGCCTATTTTGGTCTGCCGATGGTCGCCCGCGGAGAGGGGATAAACATCAGGATCGTCGCGCGTGACGCAGGCGAGAATGAAACCTCCATCACGCTGCCCACCCTCATCAGAATGAAAAAGTTCCGCAACGACAAGATGCAGTTGTCCGATAAGTTTCTCAATCAAAAGATGCCCGATTTTCAGCCCTTGCCGCCAGAGTTACAGGGGAAAAGTCCGCTGGAAATCTTTGGCTACGTAAATGGACAGCTACGCCTGGCCAACGAGACCACTCTGCGTGAACTTTGCCGGCAATCGGATCCCCGCCAGCTCTGGGAAGGAACCTTCCTCAGGATGAAGGATGCCTCCCCCATGGCCCAGTTCGGCGACAGGAGAACGTATATTTATGAGAAAAGGGTCATCGGGGAAAGTGTTCATCTGGGTGTAGATCTGGCTTCACTGGTGAATGCGCCTGTGGAAGCCAGCAATAACGGCATCGTCAAATATGCCGGCAACCTCGGCATTTATGGCAATGCAATTCTCGTTGATCATGGCCAGGGAATTTTCAGCATCTACGGCCATCTGTCGGTTATCAATGTGCAGGCCGGGCAGCGTCTCAAAAAAGGCGATGTCATGGGTAAAACAGGCGCCACCGGTCTGGCCGCCGGCGACCACCTGCACTTCGGTCTCCTCGTAGGCGGACAGTTTGTCAACCCGGTCGAATGGTGGGACCCGCACTGGATAAAGGACAATATCACTGATAAATTGGATGGGTTGGGAGTTAAGGGTTAA
- a CDS encoding tetratricopeptide repeat protein, which yields MKIQYSPGAARSRKIWLVLPVAALIGALIGAGIAFFPEKFSPFLSGAKRVAGSFSFLFLGEPPHFYYLNMEKNGQELTLKPGDSLELSYKDEFVIKGVSSDAFFGRGIAVDVEGMGTGNDYGVLLRGIELIDHIVQKEKDAAGRGGAEKYRIVVIYRGKEIAALPLNVNVLPQDWLRYARSTDNRQLQIEYLKRAIAMNDKDANVVKMLAGVYARAGLPEDAIVQYRRALSIVPNDLNVLVELSKCYMTTKDYQQVVETGRQILRFSPRDAATFMDIALAYSGLGQWEKAIANYKESLQLNPDNPLGRFKLGEAYEKTDRLAAAIEQYKVVLAKAPTAHHAMAALAGAALRTGNYDEAIKWYTQVVGKQPRNAALWANLGLAYGGKGLWKEEVENYRKSLTLAPNDPVVHFNLATAYEKGKKEPEAAAEYQKVLTLKPDDLDTLQRLADMDLRAKRFAQAIKRYERIVKIAPKRAAGYANLGFAYGELNKYQQAVENYEKAIKNGAKEPQLLYNLAYAYEQLGRTKEAIRGYEKYAALHPTAPVLNILAEYYLKEKQYDSALKQYKKITELDPKNAAAYAGSGYVYALKGDVDKEIEHYKLAVRYDPEDDASHLNLGVAYESKEMYAEAYRSYVKAYELNPEATKARTKIPQMRIRMLEKKYKE from the coding sequence ATGAAGATACAATATAGTCCGGGGGCAGCACGAAGCCGGAAAATTTGGCTGGTTTTGCCAGTTGCGGCCCTGATCGGCGCATTAATCGGAGCAGGCATTGCTTTTTTCCCGGAGAAATTTTCGCCTTTTCTTTCAGGCGCCAAGCGGGTTGCCGGCAGTTTTTCGTTCCTGTTTCTGGGTGAGCCGCCGCACTTCTATTACCTGAATATGGAAAAAAACGGCCAGGAATTGACATTAAAACCCGGCGATTCCCTGGAACTTTCCTATAAGGACGAATTTGTCATCAAGGGCGTTTCCTCCGATGCCTTCTTTGGCCGCGGCATTGCCGTTGACGTGGAAGGCATGGGGACCGGCAACGATTATGGGGTGTTGCTCCGGGGCATTGAGCTGATAGATCACATCGTGCAAAAAGAAAAGGATGCGGCCGGAAGAGGGGGCGCGGAAAAATACCGGATCGTGGTCATATACCGGGGTAAAGAGATTGCCGCCTTGCCGCTTAACGTCAACGTCCTGCCCCAGGACTGGCTGCGCTATGCCCGCAGCACGGATAATCGCCAGTTGCAGATCGAGTACCTGAAGCGGGCGATTGCGATGAACGACAAGGATGCCAACGTCGTCAAGATGCTGGCCGGGGTTTATGCAAGGGCGGGATTGCCGGAGGATGCCATTGTCCAATATCGCCGCGCCCTTTCGATCGTCCCGAATGATCTTAATGTCCTGGTGGAGTTGTCCAAGTGTTATATGACGACCAAGGATTATCAACAAGTGGTAGAAACGGGCCGGCAGATATTAAGGTTCAGCCCCAGGGATGCCGCGACCTTTATGGATATTGCCCTGGCCTACAGCGGGCTGGGACAGTGGGAAAAAGCGATTGCCAATTACAAGGAGTCACTGCAATTGAATCCCGACAATCCCCTGGGACGCTTCAAGCTGGGAGAGGCCTACGAAAAAACGGACCGGCTGGCGGCCGCCATTGAGCAATACAAAGTAGTCCTCGCGAAGGCGCCCACCGCCCATCATGCCATGGCCGCCCTGGCCGGAGCGGCGCTCCGGACGGGTAATTACGACGAGGCCATTAAATGGTATACGCAGGTAGTCGGCAAGCAGCCCCGCAATGCCGCACTGTGGGCAAATCTGGGCCTGGCTTACGGAGGGAAAGGGCTCTGGAAGGAAGAAGTGGAAAATTACCGGAAATCGCTGACTTTGGCCCCCAACGATCCGGTCGTTCACTTCAATCTGGCGACGGCTTATGAGAAAGGGAAAAAAGAGCCGGAAGCGGCGGCGGAGTATCAGAAAGTATTGACCCTGAAGCCCGATGATCTGGACACCCTGCAAAGGTTGGCGGACATGGACCTGCGGGCGAAAAGATTTGCGCAGGCCATCAAACGCTACGAAAGGATTGTCAAGATTGCCCCCAAAAGGGCCGCCGGCTATGCGAATCTCGGTTTTGCCTATGGTGAGCTGAACAAGTATCAGCAGGCGGTGGAAAATTATGAAAAGGCGATAAAAAACGGCGCCAAGGAACCGCAATTACTGTATAACCTGGCCTATGCCTATGAGCAGTTGGGCCGGACGAAAGAGGCCATCCGGGGATACGAAAAATACGCGGCGCTCCACCCCACGGCGCCGGTGCTGAACATCCTGGCGGAATACTATCTGAAGGAAAAACAATACGACAGCGCCCTCAAACAATACAAGAAAATAACGGAGCTTGATCCCAAGAATGCTGCCGCCTATGCCGGCAGCGGTTATGTTTATGCCCTGAAAGGCGATGTGGATAAAGAGATAGAACACTATAAATTAGCCGTCCGTTACGATCCGGAAGACGATGCGTCTCATCTGAATTTAGGCGTTGCCTATGAAAGCAAGGAAATGTACGCCGAGGCCTACCGGTCCTATGTCAAGGCCTATGAATTAAATCCCGAGGCGACCAAGGCCAGGACCAAGATCCCGCAGATGCGGATCAGGATGCTGGAAAAAAAGTATAAAGAATGA
- the rapZ gene encoding RNase adapter RapZ encodes MKELRVVIITGLSGSGKSTALRALEDIGFFCVDNLPVVLLPRFLKLQAEEFQGIANVAMVMDLRQQSFLGKYERIFKRLKDHGYGIEIIFLDAGDDALINRFSETRRVHPLSGRGSVLDGILLERNSLSPLKQMAAQVIDTTSINVHQLKDAVQRHFLSSAAKGKALVLHVSSFGFRYGVPVDADMVLDVRFLPNPYYVEHLKNYDGLNQNVRDFVLEDERSKVFMEKLIDLMAFLLPLYEKEGKVRFNVALGCTGGKHRSAVVANQLGLYFIDRNYQVTINHRDIGKL; translated from the coding sequence ATGAAAGAATTGCGGGTGGTGATCATCACGGGCCTTTCCGGTTCCGGAAAAAGTACGGCACTGCGGGCGCTGGAGGATATCGGCTTTTTTTGCGTTGATAATCTACCCGTTGTGCTGCTGCCGCGTTTTCTCAAGCTGCAAGCCGAAGAGTTTCAGGGCATAGCCAATGTGGCGATGGTGATGGACCTGAGACAGCAGAGTTTTCTGGGAAAATATGAAAGAATATTCAAGCGGCTCAAAGATCATGGCTATGGCATTGAAATCATTTTTCTCGATGCCGGCGACGACGCCCTGATTAATCGTTTCAGTGAAACCAGGCGGGTGCACCCGCTGTCAGGCCGGGGGTCCGTTTTAGATGGTATCTTATTGGAAAGAAACAGCTTATCGCCACTCAAACAGATGGCGGCCCAGGTCATTGACACCACCTCCATCAATGTCCATCAATTGAAAGATGCGGTCCAACGGCACTTTCTTTCCTCCGCAGCAAAGGGGAAAGCGCTGGTGCTGCATGTTTCTTCTTTCGGTTTTCGCTACGGTGTACCTGTTGACGCCGATATGGTGCTTGATGTCCGGTTTCTTCCCAACCCCTATTATGTGGAACATCTGAAGAATTACGATGGTCTCAACCAAAATGTACGGGACTTTGTGCTGGAGGATGAGAGAAGTAAAGTGTTTATGGAGAAACTAATTGACTTGATGGCGTTTCTGCTGCCACTTTATGAAAAGGAGGGGAAGGTCAGATTCAATGTAGCGTTAGGTTGCACGGGTGGCAAGCACCGTTCCGCAGTCGTGGCTAACCAACTGGGCTTATATTTCATAGACAGAAATTACCAGGTGACGATCAACCACCGTGATATCGGGAAGTTATAA
- the raiA gene encoding ribosome-associated translation inhibitor RaiA, producing the protein MIVSVTFRNAEGESWQKGYVDEKLQKLKKYVDNAVEARVILSVEKFRNVAEINLAANGLNINAKEEEKDMHLAIDNAVVKIERQLKKHKEKIREHKNNSMREDGAAGGGTAAEDLEDSSGIEVVSVRSLVLKPMSMDDAVMELETAKNRFVVYRDSTTENINVLYRQEDGKFALIETTG; encoded by the coding sequence ATGATAGTTTCTGTTACATTCAGGAATGCAGAGGGTGAATCATGGCAGAAGGGATATGTTGACGAGAAACTGCAAAAATTGAAGAAATATGTGGACAACGCTGTAGAAGCCCGGGTCATTCTTTCCGTCGAGAAGTTCAGGAATGTGGCTGAAATCAATCTGGCGGCCAATGGCCTGAATATCAATGCCAAGGAAGAAGAAAAAGACATGCATCTGGCCATTGACAATGCGGTTGTCAAGATTGAGAGGCAGTTGAAAAAACACAAGGAGAAAATCAGGGAACACAAGAACAATTCAATGCGTGAGGATGGGGCTGCGGGGGGTGGAACTGCGGCCGAGGATCTGGAAGATTCGTCGGGTATTGAGGTTGTGTCGGTGCGAAGTCTCGTTTTGAAGCCCATGTCCATGGATGATGCGGTCATGGAGCTGGAAACGGCAAAAAATCGGTTTGTCGTTTATCGGGATTCGACAACAGAGAATATCAACGTCCTGTATCGTCAAGAAGATGGGAAGTTTGCCCTGATAGAGACGACTGGTTGA
- the lptB gene encoding LPS export ABC transporter ATP-binding protein, translated as MRKLSTSGLMKIYGGRKVVNSISLEINPGEVVGLLGPNGAGKTTTFYMIVGLTRPDDGHILLDGEDITDCAIYIRARKGLNYLPQEASIFRNMTVEENIMAILETLKIGAEERKQRLGELLRELDITALARNQAHSLSGGERRRVEITRALVTSPKYMLLDEPFAGIDPLAVADIQKIIGKLKARGIGVLISDHNVRETLSVCDRAYIVNEGNVLVTGTPVEIAGSEQARKIYFGEGFSL; from the coding sequence ATGAGAAAACTGTCCACATCCGGGTTGATGAAAATTTACGGCGGCCGGAAGGTCGTCAACAGCATCTCGCTGGAGATAAATCCCGGTGAGGTGGTCGGTCTTTTGGGACCAAACGGGGCCGGCAAAACCACCACTTTCTATATGATTGTCGGTCTGACTAGGCCGGATGACGGCCATATTTTGTTGGACGGGGAAGACATAACAGACTGCGCCATCTATATCCGGGCCAGAAAGGGTTTGAATTATCTGCCGCAGGAAGCCTCCATCTTCAGAAACATGACGGTGGAAGAAAACATCATGGCCATACTGGAAACGCTGAAGATCGGTGCGGAAGAGAGAAAACAGCGTCTCGGTGAGTTATTAAGGGAGCTGGATATTACTGCTCTGGCCCGGAATCAGGCCCATTCGCTTTCGGGAGGTGAAAGGCGCCGCGTGGAAATTACGAGGGCGCTTGTAACATCGCCCAAGTATATGCTGCTCGATGAGCCCTTCGCCGGCATTGATCCCTTAGCCGTGGCGGATATTCAGAAGATTATCGGGAAACTCAAAGCCAGGGGCATCGGCGTGCTGATCTCCGATCATAATGTCCGGGAGACGCTTTCCGTGTGCGACCGGGCCTATATCGTAAACGAAGGCAATGTTCTGGTGACGGGGACGCCGGTAGAGATCGCCGGGTCGGAGCAGGCCAGAAAAATTTATTTTGGTGAAGGTTTCAGTCTTTAA
- the kdsA gene encoding 3-deoxy-8-phosphooctulonate synthase, with translation MKQILLNDFIIGGGAPFVLIAGPCVIEDERQTMEIALYLKNLTQALAIPFIFKASYDKANRTSFASFRGPGCKEGLAILANIKKELQIPVLSDVHRFEEIEAACAVLDVVQVPAFLCRQTDFVAEIARQAQIINIKKGQFLAPWDAGNIIKKAEAAGNSNIMVTERGASFGYNNLVVDFRSLPILRGMGHPVIFDGTHSVQLPGGAGTASGGQREMALYLCRAAVAAGVDGIFLEVHPDPERALCDGPNSLYLSTLSDLLAILKAIDGLVKQGPGALTV, from the coding sequence ATGAAACAGATATTATTAAATGATTTTATTATCGGCGGCGGGGCGCCCTTTGTGCTGATTGCAGGCCCTTGCGTTATTGAGGACGAGCGGCAAACAATGGAAATTGCCCTGTATTTAAAAAACCTGACCCAGGCGCTGGCCATACCTTTCATATTTAAAGCCTCCTATGACAAGGCGAACCGGACGTCCTTCGCATCTTTCCGCGGGCCGGGTTGCAAGGAAGGCCTTGCGATATTGGCGAATATCAAAAAGGAATTGCAGATACCTGTCCTTTCCGATGTGCATCGCTTTGAAGAAATTGAGGCTGCCTGCGCCGTTCTCGACGTGGTGCAGGTTCCGGCTTTTCTCTGCCGGCAGACGGATTTTGTAGCCGAGATTGCGCGGCAGGCCCAAATTATTAACATCAAGAAGGGACAATTCCTGGCTCCCTGGGATGCGGGCAATATCATCAAGAAGGCGGAAGCGGCCGGCAACAGCAATATCATGGTTACGGAAAGGGGCGCCTCGTTCGGCTATAATAATCTGGTCGTGGATTTCCGTTCTCTACCCATCCTCAGGGGCATGGGGCATCCCGTAATCTTTGACGGCACGCACAGCGTGCAACTGCCGGGCGGCGCCGGGACTGCTTCCGGCGGTCAGAGGGAAATGGCGCTCTATTTATGCCGGGCGGCGGTGGCGGCCGGGGTGGACGGCATTTTTCTGGAGGTCCATCCCGATCCGGAGCGCGCCCTTTGCGATGGTCCCAATTCTTTATACCTCTCAACCCTTTCGGACCTTCTGGCCATCCTGAAAGCGATTGACGGGCTGGTGAAACAGGGGCCGGGCGCGCTGACCGTCTAA
- the lptC gene encoding LPS export ABC transporter periplasmic protein LptC has product MRFQKRTLIIAVLGGVLVLVAVLIIFFDKFSPLSPTTMLKIMSDRADLEVKNVLYREVGGDGNKWEIRAKKASYLRKQNLAYFDQVEVKLFFPDGKVMVLAAEKGQLDTATRDMKISGNVSVTSVSGERFATDDLQYSAAGQRLHTDAAVLMETPRLQIRGVGMSLSLPNKDIVLFSRVRARVK; this is encoded by the coding sequence ATGAGGTTCCAGAAAAGAACTTTAATAATAGCCGTCCTTGGCGGGGTGCTAGTTTTAGTGGCGGTATTGATAATCTTCTTTGACAAATTTTCCCCGCTCTCACCGACAACCATGCTGAAAATCATGTCTGATCGGGCCGACCTCGAGGTGAAAAATGTTCTTTACCGGGAAGTGGGAGGTGATGGCAACAAGTGGGAGATCAGAGCGAAAAAAGCCAGTTATCTGAGGAAGCAAAATCTGGCCTACTTTGACCAGGTGGAGGTGAAACTCTTTTTTCCGGATGGCAAGGTGATGGTGTTGGCAGCAGAAAAGGGGCAATTGGACACCGCGACCAGGGATATGAAAATATCCGGTAATGTAAGCGTTACTTCCGTGAGTGGCGAGCGTTTTGCTACCGATGACCTGCAATATTCCGCTGCCGGGCAGCGGTTGCATACTGACGCGGCGGTCTTGATGGAAACCCCGCGCCTGCAGATCCGCGGGGTGGGTATGTCTCTTTCCCTGCCGAATAAGGATATCGTGCTGTTCTCCAGGGTCCGGGCCCGGGTTAAGTAG
- the lptA gene encoding lipopolysaccharide transport periplasmic protein LptA — MKGRLLCLLFIGWGLFVPCAAPVAQGAELARKSPADSHPIEISADRLEAYDAKKVVLFSGNAVATQGDRVIKADKIFLYYKKEERDPGREGLRDVGKTGDLEKIEARGHVSVSQGDRLVTGDQAVYYQESQKIVMTGSAVMQQGNNILRGDKIEVFLNENRGVVEAAENKRVKATIYPVEKK; from the coding sequence ATGAAAGGTCGGCTATTGTGTTTGTTGTTTATCGGCTGGGGATTATTCGTTCCCTGTGCCGCTCCTGTTGCCCAGGGGGCCGAGCTCGCCAGGAAATCACCGGCCGATAGCCATCCCATAGAGATCAGCGCCGACCGCCTGGAGGCTTATGATGCGAAAAAGGTGGTGCTATTTTCCGGCAATGCCGTTGCTACCCAGGGTGACAGGGTCATAAAGGCGGATAAAATCTTTCTTTATTACAAAAAGGAGGAACGGGATCCCGGTCGGGAGGGCTTGCGTGACGTTGGGAAGACCGGAGACCTGGAAAAAATAGAGGCCAGGGGTCATGTCTCTGTCAGCCAGGGCGACAGGTTGGTGACGGGAGATCAGGCCGTTTATTACCAGGAATCCCAAAAGATTGTGATGACCGGGAGCGCGGTGATGCAACAGGGGAACAATATTTTGCGCGGCGACAAGATAGAGGTTTTCCTCAATGAAAACAGAGGTGTGGTCGAAGCTGCCGAGAATAAAAGGGTGAAGGCGACGATATATCCGGTGGAGAAGAAGTAA
- a CDS encoding HAD hydrolase family protein: MREMITEALQEKIKPVRVLILDVDGVLTDGEIIIDDAGRETKHFNVRDGHGLIMLMRYGVEVVLLTGRTSQVVSHRALDLGIKEIYQGVFNKLTVFEEILRKKNISPAATAFVGDDVVDVPVLRRVGFSATVADASADLKNVVDYVTEQKGGRGAVREICEIILKAQGKWPEVAARYELI, encoded by the coding sequence ATGAGAGAAATGATAACTGAGGCATTGCAGGAGAAGATTAAGCCTGTCCGGGTCTTGATCCTTGATGTGGATGGAGTTCTTACCGACGGGGAAATAATTATTGATGATGCCGGTCGGGAAACAAAGCATTTTAATGTTCGTGACGGACACGGATTGATAATGTTGATGAGATATGGGGTGGAAGTGGTCCTTTTGACGGGCCGGACTTCCCAGGTGGTGAGCCATCGCGCCCTGGACCTTGGCATCAAAGAGATCTACCAGGGCGTTTTCAATAAGCTTACCGTATTTGAGGAGATTCTCCGGAAAAAAAATATTTCGCCGGCGGCAACGGCTTTTGTGGGGGACGATGTGGTGGATGTGCCAGTCCTGAGAAGGGTCGGGTTTTCCGCTACCGTGGCCGATGCGTCCGCTGATCTGAAAAATGTGGTTGATTACGTCACGGAGCAAAAGGGTGGGCGAGGGGCAGTACGGGAGATTTGCGAGATTATCCTGAAGGCGCAAGGGAAGTGGCCGGAGGTGGCCGCGAGGTATGAGTTAATATAA